In Nonomuraea sp. NBC_00507, the following are encoded in one genomic region:
- a CDS encoding ATP-dependent DNA ligase — protein sequence MSEPTEPTGTVQEPEPVPNLPVRPPVPPMLAKAVKTMPKQDGTLFYEPKWDGFRCIVFRDGDEVYLGSRNERPFTRYFPELVEAVRAELPDKCVVDGEIVLPMGAQLDFDALQQRIHPAASRVKMLSERTPAQFIAFDLLALGEESLMEAPFAQRRARLEGIFPEKVGSVRLTPVTASDEQAHEWFETFEGAGLDGIIVKPGDQPYVPDKRTMFKVKHERTADVVVCGYREHKSGPIVGSLLLGLYGDDGRLHHVGVAASFPMARRAELVEELRPLVAELSEHPWGHWAEQAAANIGQPAAGPARGGQRVPGAVSRWNAKKDLSFIPLRPERVMEVAYDQMEGDRFRHTAHFRRWRPDRTPESCTYEQLERPVSYNLDDILAH from the coding sequence ATGAGCGAGCCGACGGAGCCGACCGGGACGGTCCAAGAGCCGGAGCCGGTGCCCAATCTGCCGGTGCGGCCGCCCGTGCCGCCCATGCTGGCCAAGGCGGTCAAGACCATGCCGAAGCAGGACGGCACGCTGTTCTACGAGCCGAAGTGGGACGGGTTCCGGTGCATCGTGTTCCGCGACGGGGACGAGGTCTATCTGGGCAGCCGCAACGAGCGGCCGTTCACGCGCTACTTCCCCGAACTGGTCGAGGCGGTCAGGGCCGAGCTGCCGGACAAGTGCGTGGTGGACGGCGAGATCGTGCTGCCCATGGGGGCGCAGCTGGACTTCGACGCGCTGCAGCAGCGCATCCATCCGGCCGCGTCGCGGGTGAAGATGTTGTCGGAGCGCACGCCGGCCCAGTTCATCGCGTTCGACCTGCTGGCGCTGGGCGAGGAGTCGCTGATGGAGGCGCCGTTCGCGCAGCGGCGCGCCCGTCTGGAGGGGATCTTTCCGGAGAAGGTCGGATCCGTCCGGCTGACCCCCGTCACGGCCAGCGACGAGCAGGCGCACGAGTGGTTCGAGACGTTCGAGGGCGCGGGGCTCGACGGGATCATCGTCAAGCCGGGCGACCAGCCGTATGTGCCGGACAAGCGCACGATGTTCAAGGTCAAGCACGAGCGCACGGCCGATGTCGTGGTGTGCGGCTATCGGGAGCACAAGTCGGGCCCGATCGTCGGGTCGTTGCTGCTCGGGCTCTACGGCGACGACGGCAGGCTGCACCACGTGGGGGTGGCGGCCTCGTTCCCGATGGCACGCAGGGCCGAGCTGGTGGAGGAGCTCAGGCCGCTCGTGGCGGAGCTGAGCGAGCACCCGTGGGGCCACTGGGCCGAGCAGGCGGCGGCCAACATCGGCCAGCCGGCCGCCGGGCCCGCGAGGGGCGGGCAGCGGGTCCCGGGGGCGGTGTCGCGCTGGAACGCCAAGAAGGACCTGTCGTTCATCCCGCTGCGGCCGGAGCGGGTGATGGAGGTGGCCTACGACCAGATGGAAGGCGACCGGTTCCGGCACACCGCGCACTTCCGCCGCTGGCGGCCCGACCGCACGCCTGAGTCGTGCACGTACGAGCAACTGGAGCGTCCGGTCAGTTACAACCTTGACGACATCCTTGCCCACTAG
- a CDS encoding pyrimidine reductase family protein codes for MRRIYPDIQDNPDIAQAYAYPQGRPWLRLNMVASADGAAWLKGRSGGLSSSGDKRIFQVLRGLADVVVAGASTVRKEGYGPVKPRDSWAEIREGRPDVPHIAVISRSLGFDLDDELFTDATSQTIVITCESSPHERRKELARHADVIVVGEDSVDMRLAVAQLHERGLTRILCEGGPRINAQLSADGLVDELCLSISPMLVGGGAARIQNGEPAHVTLDLRQVLEEEGVLFCRYVREHS; via the coding sequence GTGCGGCGCATCTATCCCGACATACAGGACAACCCAGACATCGCGCAGGCATACGCCTACCCGCAGGGCCGGCCGTGGCTGCGGCTCAACATGGTCGCCAGCGCCGACGGCGCCGCCTGGCTGAAAGGCCGCTCGGGCGGCCTGTCCAGCAGCGGTGACAAGCGGATCTTCCAGGTCCTGCGCGGGCTGGCCGACGTCGTCGTCGCGGGCGCCTCGACCGTGCGCAAGGAGGGATACGGCCCGGTCAAGCCGCGCGACTCGTGGGCGGAGATCCGCGAGGGCCGCCCCGACGTGCCGCACATCGCCGTCATCAGCCGCAGCCTAGGCTTCGACCTCGACGACGAGCTGTTCACCGACGCCACCAGCCAGACCATCGTGATCACCTGCGAGTCCTCGCCGCACGAGCGGCGCAAAGAGCTGGCCAGGCACGCCGACGTCATCGTGGTCGGCGAGGACAGCGTCGACATGCGGCTGGCGGTGGCGCAGTTGCACGAGCGCGGGCTGACCAGGATCCTGTGCGAGGGCGGGCCCAGGATCAACGCCCAGCTGTCGGCCGACGGCCTGGTCGACGAGCTGTGCCTGTCGATCAGCCCCATGCTGGTCGGGGGCGGCGCGGCGCGTATTCAAAACGGCGAGCCCGCGCACGTCACACTGGATCTCAGGCAGGTGCTGGAAGAAGAGGGGGTCCTCTTCTGCAGGTATGTGAGGGAGCACAGCTGA
- the glgX gene encoding glycogen debranching protein GlgX, whose amino-acid sequence MREVWPGEPYPLGATWDGVGTSFSVFSEVAERVELCLFQDDGTEERVDLPEVDGFVWHGYLPGIQPGQRYGYRAHGPYDPSQGHRCNPAKLLLDPYAKAIDGELTWNQALFPYYFTDPSRRNTEDSAPYMPKNVVINPFFEWGNDRPPRIPYHQTVIYEAHVRGLTMRHPDVPPDLRGTYAAVGHPAIIDHLLSLGVTAVELMPVHHYVPEHFLVARGLTNYWGYNTMAYLAPHGRYSSAGTRGQQVLEFKAMVRALHEAGIEVILDVVYNHTAEGDHMGPTLGFRGIDNAAYYRLHDGDRRYYLDYTGCGNSLNVRSPHALQLIMDSLRYWVLEMHVDGFRFDLASALARELHDVDRLSAFFDLIQQDPVISQVKLIAEPWDVGPGGYQVGNFPPLWTEWNGKYRDIVRDFWRGTHSALPEFASRLTGSADLYESSGRRPVASINFVTCHDGFTLADLVSYDHKHNEANGEDNRDGTNDNRSWNCGAEGPVEDPGIVTLRRRQRRNFLATLFLSQGVPMLSHGDEIGRTQRGNNNAYCQDNELAWVDWSMVHAESDLLEFVRVLSKLRREHPVFQRRRFFQGRHPDNGARDLVWLTPGGAEMTAGDWHISYAKSLMVYLNGEAITEPGPRGEKIVDDSFLLLINAHHENMSFTLPGEEFGTEWLPVLDTSHDTVEDAFGEDEWHGGDVVAVTARSLQVLRRPRPGR is encoded by the coding sequence ATGCGCGAGGTCTGGCCGGGCGAGCCCTATCCACTCGGCGCCACCTGGGATGGTGTTGGCACCAGTTTTTCGGTGTTCTCCGAGGTCGCCGAGCGGGTCGAGCTGTGCCTTTTTCAAGATGACGGCACCGAAGAGCGGGTGGATCTGCCCGAGGTCGACGGTTTCGTCTGGCATGGCTACCTGCCGGGGATCCAGCCGGGCCAGCGATACGGCTACCGCGCACACGGTCCCTACGACCCGTCGCAGGGACACCGGTGCAACCCGGCCAAGCTGCTGCTCGACCCCTACGCCAAGGCCATCGACGGCGAGCTGACCTGGAACCAGGCGCTGTTCCCCTACTACTTCACCGATCCCTCCCGGCGCAACACCGAGGACAGCGCGCCCTACATGCCGAAGAACGTGGTCATCAACCCGTTCTTCGAGTGGGGCAACGACCGGCCGCCGCGCATCCCCTACCACCAGACGGTGATCTACGAGGCCCACGTGCGCGGGCTCACCATGCGGCACCCCGACGTGCCGCCGGACCTGCGGGGCACGTACGCCGCCGTGGGGCATCCGGCGATCATCGATCACCTGCTGTCGCTGGGGGTCACGGCGGTCGAGCTGATGCCGGTGCACCACTATGTGCCGGAGCACTTCCTGGTGGCCCGCGGGCTGACGAACTACTGGGGCTACAACACCATGGCCTACCTGGCGCCCCATGGCCGCTACTCCAGCGCGGGCACGCGGGGGCAGCAGGTGCTGGAGTTCAAGGCCATGGTGCGGGCGCTGCACGAGGCGGGCATCGAGGTCATTCTCGACGTGGTCTACAACCACACCGCCGAGGGCGACCACATGGGGCCCACGCTGGGGTTCAGGGGGATCGACAACGCGGCCTACTACCGGCTGCACGACGGCGACCGGCGCTACTACCTCGACTACACCGGGTGCGGCAACTCGCTCAACGTGCGCTCGCCGCACGCGCTGCAGCTGATCATGGACTCGCTGCGCTATTGGGTGCTGGAGATGCACGTCGACGGGTTCCGCTTCGACCTGGCGTCGGCGCTCGCGCGCGAGTTGCACGACGTGGACCGGCTGAGCGCCTTCTTCGACCTGATCCAGCAGGACCCGGTGATCTCCCAGGTCAAGCTGATCGCCGAGCCATGGGACGTCGGCCCGGGCGGCTATCAGGTCGGAAACTTCCCGCCCTTGTGGACGGAGTGGAACGGCAAATATCGCGACATCGTCCGGGATTTCTGGCGCGGTACGCATTCCGCCCTCCCGGAGTTCGCCTCGCGTCTGACCGGCTCCGCGGACCTCTACGAGTCGTCCGGCCGCCGCCCGGTCGCCTCGATCAACTTCGTGACCTGCCACGACGGGTTCACGCTGGCCGACCTGGTGTCGTACGACCACAAGCACAACGAGGCCAACGGCGAGGACAACCGCGACGGCACCAACGACAACCGCTCATGGAACTGCGGCGCGGAGGGTCCGGTCGAGGACCCCGGCATCGTGACGCTCCGCCGTCGCCAGCGCCGCAACTTCCTGGCCACGCTGTTCCTGTCGCAGGGCGTGCCGATGTTGTCCCACGGCGACGAGATCGGCCGCACCCAGCGCGGCAACAACAACGCCTACTGCCAGGACAACGAGCTGGCGTGGGTGGACTGGTCGATGGTGCACGCCGAGTCCGACCTGCTGGAGTTCGTCCGCGTGCTGTCGAAGCTGCGCCGCGAACACCCGGTCTTCCAGCGCCGCCGCTTCTTCCAGGGCCGCCACCCCGACAACGGCGCCCGCGACCTGGTCTGGCTCACGCCGGGCGGTGCGGAGATGACGGCGGGCGACTGGCACATCAGCTACGCCAAGTCGCTCATGGTCTACCTCAACGGCGAGGCGATCACCGAGCCGGGGCCGCGGGGCGAGAAGATCGTGGACGACTCGTTCCTGCTGCTGATCAACGCGCACCACGAGAACATGTCGTTCACGCTGCCCGGCGAGGAGTTCGGCACCGAGTGGCTGCCCGTCCTCGACACCAGCCACGACACGGTGGAGGACGCGTTCGGGGAGGACGAGTGGCACGGGGGCGACGTGGTGGCCGTCACGGCCCGCTCCCTCCAGGTGCTCAGGCGCCCGCGCCCAGGCAGGTAG
- a CDS encoding OsmC family protein, producing MATTRTATTQWKGALLDGSGTVSLDTSGVGTFEVSWPSRAEAANGKTSPEELIAAAHSSCFSMALSHGLAGAGTPPESLQTSADVTFQPGEGITGIVLTVKGHVPGITAEQFQEAAETAKANCPVSKALTGTTISLKAELL from the coding sequence ATGGCCACCACACGCACCGCCACCACCCAGTGGAAGGGTGCCCTGCTCGACGGTTCGGGCACCGTCTCGCTGGACACCTCGGGCGTCGGCACGTTCGAGGTCTCCTGGCCCTCCAGGGCCGAGGCGGCCAACGGCAAGACCTCGCCGGAGGAGCTCATCGCGGCCGCCCACTCGTCCTGCTTCTCGATGGCGCTCTCGCACGGCCTGGCCGGCGCCGGCACGCCGCCGGAGTCGCTGCAGACGAGCGCGGACGTGACGTTCCAGCCGGGTGAGGGCATCACCGGCATCGTGCTCACCGTGAAGGGTCACGTCCCCGGCATCACGGCCGAGCAGTTCCAGGAGGCGGCCGAGACCGCCAAGGCCAACTGCCCGGTCAGCAAGGCCCTGACGGGCACCACGATCTCCCTCAAGGCCGAGCTGCTCTGA
- a CDS encoding sigma-70 family RNA polymerase sigma factor, protein MPVEAPYDDRLLHQRVVGGDESALGEVYDRFSSLIFGLSLRVTRDRVIAEDITQEVFLVFWERPLAYDPDRGTLRAWLATIAHRRAVDHVRAEERRRVSALGPRLFEREPARLEDTVLAADEAARVRQAVTSLPDGLRQAIELAYFGGRTYRQVGEELGVPEGTAKSRIRLALRRLADALAEEEV, encoded by the coding sequence GTGCCAGTGGAGGCACCGTACGACGACCGGCTGCTGCATCAGCGGGTGGTCGGCGGCGATGAGTCCGCGCTGGGAGAGGTCTACGATCGGTTCTCCTCGCTGATCTTCGGTCTGTCCCTGCGGGTCACCAGGGACCGGGTGATCGCCGAGGACATCACGCAGGAAGTGTTCCTGGTCTTCTGGGAAAGGCCGCTGGCCTACGACCCGGATCGCGGCACGTTGCGCGCCTGGCTCGCGACGATCGCGCACCGCCGGGCGGTCGACCATGTGCGCGCCGAGGAGCGGCGGCGGGTGTCGGCCCTGGGTCCCCGGTTGTTCGAGCGGGAGCCGGCCAGGCTGGAGGACACCGTGCTCGCCGCCGACGAGGCCGCGCGGGTGCGGCAGGCCGTCACGTCACTGCCCGACGGCCTCCGGCAGGCGATCGAGTTAGCCTACTTCGGGGGCAGAACATATCGGCAGGTCGGCGAGGAACTGGGCGTGCCCGAGGGCACGGCCAAGTCGCGCATCCGGCTGGCCCTGAGGCGGCTGGCGGACGCGCTGGCGGAGGAAGAGGTGTGA